One stretch of Plodia interpunctella isolate USDA-ARS_2022_Savannah chromosome 10, ilPloInte3.2, whole genome shotgun sequence DNA includes these proteins:
- the LOC128672815 gene encoding palmitoyl-protein thioesterase 1-like — MKWWITILCVIKLATVKAIAPTPIVLWHGMGDTCCGSYSLGGFKYFLEKQIPGVYVLSLKIGDSIIEDFENSYFMYTNSQIEYVCKVFAADAKLQNGFNAIGFSQGSQFLRAVVQRCGHKIGRVKNLITLGGQHQGVYGLPHCGALSHKTCDYVRELLNYAAYQSWLQRSLVQATYWHDPLNEDVYKRASQFLSDVNNELSINQTYVDNLNRLDHFVMVLFENDTIAQPKESSWFGFYAPGQSKLLLTLQQSQIYKQDRLGLKKMDLAGKLVFLSSPGDHLQFSEEWFINNIIANYLALK, encoded by the exons ATGAAGTGGTGGATTACTATATTATGTGTAATCAAATTAGCTACAGTTAAAGCGATTGCTCCAACACCAATAGTTTTGTGGCATGGAATgg GTGACACATGCTGTGGGAGCTACAGCCTTGGtggatttaaatattttcttgaaaaacaAATCCCAGGAGTTTATGTGCTGTCTCTAAAGATCGGTGACTCCATAATTGAAGATTTTGAAAACAGCTACTTTATGTACACTAACTCGCAAATTGAATATGTTTGTAAGGTGTTCGCCGCAGATGCAAAGCTGCAAAACGGTTTCAATGCTATCGGATTCTCCCAAGGCAGCCAGTTTct ACGGGCGGTAGTGCAACGATGTGGTCACAAAATTGGTCGTGTAAAGAACCTCATCACATTGGGAGGGCAGCATCAGGGTGTTTACGGTCTGCCCCACTGTGGGGCACTGTCCCACAAGACCTGTGATTACGTCCGGGAGCTGCTCAACTATGCTGCTTATCAGAG TTGGCTTCAACGTTCCCTAGTCCAAGCCACGTACTGGCACGACCCACTAAACGAAGACGTTTACAAAAGAGCCAGTCAGTTCCTATCGGACGTCAACAACGAGTTGTCCATCAACCAAACTTACGTGGACAATCTGAACAGGCTGGACCACTTTGTGATGGTTTTGTTCGAGAATGACACCATCGCCCAGCCTAAAGAGAGCTCTTGGTTTGGCTTCTACGCGCCTGGACAGAGCAAGTTGTTGCTGACTTTGCAGCAGTCGCAAATTTACAAACAG GATCGCCTTGGTCTCAAGAAAATGGACCTAGCTGGAAAACTCGTCTTCCTTTCGTCTCCCGGCGACCATCTGCAATTCTCAGAGGAGTggtttattaacaatattatcgCTAATTATTTAGCTCTtaagtaa
- the LOC128673179 gene encoding palmitoyl-protein thioesterase 1-like isoform X1, translating to MKILIIVLILIKYANAGDPTPIVLWHGMGNRIFCPVGDTCCVVYSVGGYKYLLEKAIPGVYVMSIKVGSTTFEDLYNSYFMDPNEQIKNACKTIEEDPKLKNGFNAIGFSQGGQFLRALIQRCGHKMGRVKNLITLGSQHQGVYGSPHCGALVVKSCTYIRELIDKAPYAPWVQRDLVLATYWHEPLHEQEYKNNSIFLSDINNELSINQTYNDNLNKLDHFVMVMFNNDTVTQPRESSWFGFYKPGQDQVLQTLQESDLYKEDRIGLKKMDEAGKLVFLSTPGDHLRVSKKWFIENIVKVYLSPQ from the exons ATGAAGATTTTGATTATAGTGTTAATCTTGATTAAATATGCTAATGCTGGTGATCCAACACCGATCGTTTTATGGCATGGAATGG GAAATAGGATATTTTGTCCGGTAGGTGACACCTGCTGCGTAGTCTACAGCGTCGgaggatataaatatttgcttgAAAAAGCCATACCAGGAGTCTATGTCATGTCTATAAAAGTTGGAAGTACAACATTCGAGGACCTGTACAATAGTTACTTCATGGACCCTAACGAGCAAATTAAAAACGCTTGTAAGACGATAGAGGAAGACCCCAAGTTAAAAAACGGATTTAATGCTATCGGCTTTTCACAAGGAGGTCAATTcct tCGAGCACTTATACAGCGATGTGGCCACAAAATGGGGCGAGTCAAGAACCTGATCACCCTTGGCAGCCAGCATCAAGGAGTGTACGGAAGCCCTCACTGTGGAGCCCTGGTTGTCAAGTCCTGTACTTACATACGCGAACTCATCGATAAGGCTCCTTATGCACC ttggGTCCAACGCGACCTCGTCCTAGCTACATACTGGCACGAACCGCTCCATGAAcaagaatacaaaaataacagcATTTTTCTCTCGGATATCAACAACGAACTGTCTATAAACCAGACGTATAATGATAACCTGAATAAATTAGACCATTTTGTGATGGTCATGTTTAACAATGACACCGTCACCCAGCCTAGAGAGAGCTCTTGGTTTGGGTTCTACAAACCTGGACAGGATCAAGTTTTACAGACTTTGCAAGAGTCTGATCTATACAAAGAG GACCGCATCGGCCTTAAGAAAATGGACGAGGCTGGAAAACTAGTCTTTCTATCGACTCCCGGAGATCATTTGAGGGTTTCGAAGAAATGGTTCATTGAAAATATCGTCAAAGTTTACTTATCTCCACAATAG
- the LOC128673179 gene encoding palmitoyl-protein thioesterase 1-like isoform X2 — protein sequence MKILIIVLILIKYANAGDPTPIVLWHGMGDTCCVVYSVGGYKYLLEKAIPGVYVMSIKVGSTTFEDLYNSYFMDPNEQIKNACKTIEEDPKLKNGFNAIGFSQGGQFLRALIQRCGHKMGRVKNLITLGSQHQGVYGSPHCGALVVKSCTYIRELIDKAPYAPWVQRDLVLATYWHEPLHEQEYKNNSIFLSDINNELSINQTYNDNLNKLDHFVMVMFNNDTVTQPRESSWFGFYKPGQDQVLQTLQESDLYKEDRIGLKKMDEAGKLVFLSTPGDHLRVSKKWFIENIVKVYLSPQ from the exons ATGAAGATTTTGATTATAGTGTTAATCTTGATTAAATATGCTAATGCTGGTGATCCAACACCGATCGTTTTATGGCATGGAATGG GTGACACCTGCTGCGTAGTCTACAGCGTCGgaggatataaatatttgcttgAAAAAGCCATACCAGGAGTCTATGTCATGTCTATAAAAGTTGGAAGTACAACATTCGAGGACCTGTACAATAGTTACTTCATGGACCCTAACGAGCAAATTAAAAACGCTTGTAAGACGATAGAGGAAGACCCCAAGTTAAAAAACGGATTTAATGCTATCGGCTTTTCACAAGGAGGTCAATTcct tCGAGCACTTATACAGCGATGTGGCCACAAAATGGGGCGAGTCAAGAACCTGATCACCCTTGGCAGCCAGCATCAAGGAGTGTACGGAAGCCCTCACTGTGGAGCCCTGGTTGTCAAGTCCTGTACTTACATACGCGAACTCATCGATAAGGCTCCTTATGCACC ttggGTCCAACGCGACCTCGTCCTAGCTACATACTGGCACGAACCGCTCCATGAAcaagaatacaaaaataacagcATTTTTCTCTCGGATATCAACAACGAACTGTCTATAAACCAGACGTATAATGATAACCTGAATAAATTAGACCATTTTGTGATGGTCATGTTTAACAATGACACCGTCACCCAGCCTAGAGAGAGCTCTTGGTTTGGGTTCTACAAACCTGGACAGGATCAAGTTTTACAGACTTTGCAAGAGTCTGATCTATACAAAGAG GACCGCATCGGCCTTAAGAAAATGGACGAGGCTGGAAAACTAGTCTTTCTATCGACTCCCGGAGATCATTTGAGGGTTTCGAAGAAATGGTTCATTGAAAATATCGTCAAAGTTTACTTATCTCCACAATAG
- the LOC128673180 gene encoding uncharacterized protein LOC128673180 isoform X2, which yields MLLHHPSFYCQQSERFSIMPVTSNQHELAVELMKQYCLREHVIVKARKMDLTADKALDEYLIGILKQGNTLLAKTEDDKTAGICVGFASAPVDSRNLRTYAFYRQDPNTKDFLNFTAKMQETPNLWEVFKQQKIFEIKMLAVLPDFRRQGLAVTMVEKARETAFDQGFKVIRMDCLNSYDYKIAERNMMQCIVKFPLHKLRGPHAPFVKRSSKYNCLVRVYVDAKTDDRPDRIARKQRQVELESLIE from the exons atgttgCTACATCATCCATCATTTTATTGTCAGCAATCGGAGAGATTCTCAATAATGCCTGTGACGAGCAACCAGCACGAGCTGGCGGTGGAGCTGATGAAGCAATATTGTCTCCGGGAGCACGTGATCGTGAAGGCCAGAAAGATGGACCTGACCGCTGACAAGGCCCTGGACGAGTATCTCATCGGCATATTGAAACAAG GCAACACGTTACTAGCGAAAACCGAAGACGATAAAACAGCGGGTATATGCGTGGGGTTCGCGAGCGCTCCCGTGGACTCCAGGAATCTGCGGACCTATGCTTTCTATCGACAG GATCCTAATACAAAAGACTTCCTCAACTTCACGGCTAAGATGCAGGAGACCCCCAATCTGTGGGAAGTGTTCAAGcaacagaaaatatttgag ATAAAGATGTTGGCGGTACTGCCAGATTTCCGGCGGCAGGGGTTGGCGGTGACCATGGTGGAGAAGGCCCGGGAGACAGCCTTTGATCAGGGCTTCAAGGTCATCCGGATGGATTGCTTGAATTCCTACGA ctACAAAATCGCCGAGCGCAACATGATGCAGTGTATCGTGAAGTTTCCTCTCCACAAGCTGCGAGGCCCGCACGCTCCGTTCGTCAAGCGAAGCTCCAAGTACAACTGTCTCGTCAGGGTTTACGTGGACGCCAAGACCGATGACAGACCGGACAGGATCGCGAGGAAGCAACGGCAGGTCGAATTGGAGAGCCTCATCGAGTGA
- the LOC128673180 gene encoding uncharacterized protein LOC128673180 isoform X1 — protein MICSSIMLTSVSKSLISKQIRKCHSVFGYKDILFQEKQSERFSIMPVTSNQHELAVELMKQYCLREHVIVKARKMDLTADKALDEYLIGILKQGNTLLAKTEDDKTAGICVGFASAPVDSRNLRTYAFYRQDPNTKDFLNFTAKMQETPNLWEVFKQQKIFEIKMLAVLPDFRRQGLAVTMVEKARETAFDQGFKVIRMDCLNSYDYKIAERNMMQCIVKFPLHKLRGPHAPFVKRSSKYNCLVRVYVDAKTDDRPDRIARKQRQVELESLIE, from the exons ATGATTTGTTCATCGATAATGTTGACAAGTGTTTCCAAATCTTTGATATCCAAACAAATACGGAAATGCCACAGTGTGTTCGGTTACaaagatattttgtttcaagAAAAG CAATCGGAGAGATTCTCAATAATGCCTGTGACGAGCAACCAGCACGAGCTGGCGGTGGAGCTGATGAAGCAATATTGTCTCCGGGAGCACGTGATCGTGAAGGCCAGAAAGATGGACCTGACCGCTGACAAGGCCCTGGACGAGTATCTCATCGGCATATTGAAACAAG GCAACACGTTACTAGCGAAAACCGAAGACGATAAAACAGCGGGTATATGCGTGGGGTTCGCGAGCGCTCCCGTGGACTCCAGGAATCTGCGGACCTATGCTTTCTATCGACAG GATCCTAATACAAAAGACTTCCTCAACTTCACGGCTAAGATGCAGGAGACCCCCAATCTGTGGGAAGTGTTCAAGcaacagaaaatatttgag ATAAAGATGTTGGCGGTACTGCCAGATTTCCGGCGGCAGGGGTTGGCGGTGACCATGGTGGAGAAGGCCCGGGAGACAGCCTTTGATCAGGGCTTCAAGGTCATCCGGATGGATTGCTTGAATTCCTACGA ctACAAAATCGCCGAGCGCAACATGATGCAGTGTATCGTGAAGTTTCCTCTCCACAAGCTGCGAGGCCCGCACGCTCCGTTCGTCAAGCGAAGCTCCAAGTACAACTGTCTCGTCAGGGTTTACGTGGACGCCAAGACCGATGACAGACCGGACAGGATCGCGAGGAAGCAACGGCAGGTCGAATTGGAGAGCCTCATCGAGTGA
- the LOC128672961 gene encoding uncharacterized protein LOC128672961 yields the protein MLIFFTILGAAYLFMPGSSIHFIDIPSITQSDDFKYDEDPGDPESTTVSSSSVPEIRRFLRQSQDAMKKIDEEHDKNLKTKISILVQQTIHDTTKKIEAIQQIKAENRDKVSYKAGFLINLVKKSKDVVNELFSVGVKHKDDWKALEQMKTYELLVHANVDTDNLVKQLVDIHTSASKKDKTL from the exons atgttgatattttttactatattgg ggGCAGCATACCTATTTATGCCAGGCAGTAGTATCCACTTCATTGATATTCCTTCAATAACGCAATCTGACGATTTCAAATACGATGAAGACCCTGGTGACCCTGAATCTACAACAGTTTCTTCATCATCAGTACCAGAAATTCGAAGGTTTTTACGTCAGTCACAAGATgctatgaaaaaaattgatgaGGAACACgataaaaatttgaagacTAAGATATCTATATTGGTACAGCAGACCATTCATGACACGACAAAGAAAATTGAAGctattcaacaaataaaagctGAGAATCGCGACAAGGTCTCGTATAAGGCAGGATTTCTGATAAATCTGGTGAAAAAATCCAAAGATGTTGTCAATGAGCTGTTCAGTGTTGGGGTGAAGCATAAAGATGATTGGAAGGCTCTAGAGCAAATGAAGACTTACGAACTACTAGTTCACGCTAACGTGGATACGGACAATTTGGTCAAACAATTAGTGGACATACACACCTCTGCAAGTAAGAAAGACAAAACATTATGA